Within Halobacterium jilantaiense, the genomic segment GTCGCCAGTGCACTCCACGAGGTTCGCGCCGACCGCGGGGATGAGCGTCGCGAACCCGCTCGTGTGTTCGAGCATCCGGACGCCCCGCCGGACCGACGACAGCACCTGCTCGCGCATCCGGACCTCGCTGTCGGCGTCGTGGACGCGGAAGTCGCCGTCGTAGTCCGCGAGCGCGGGGTTCGCGGCCTCGTGGCGCTCGGCCAGCAGGTCGCCGCGAGCCGACAGCTGGCGGACGAGCACCTCGGCCTCCACGAGCGCCTGCACCTGAGACACGTCGCCGCTCGCCAGCCCCTCGCCGACGCGCTCGACGGTGTCCTGAACGCGCTCGTCGGCGGCGATGTCGTCGTCGGTCGCCACGTCGCCGTGGGCGTACTTCGAGACCGCGGACTGGCTCACGCCAAGCAGTTCGGCGACCTCGTGCTGGGTGAGCCCGCGCTCCCGCAGGTCGGCCGCCAGAAGTGACCGGAACGTCGGCAGGAACTCCTCGACGACGACCTCCTCGAGGAACTTCATTGGTCGCCACCGAACTCCCGGTCGCCCCGGATTCGGGACGCCTGCGGGCCGTCCTGGTCCTGATACTTCGACCCGCGCTCGCTCCCGTACGGCCGGTCCGCTTCCGAAGCCAACTCCGTGAACACGAGCTGGCTGATGCGCATCCCCGGCGTCAGCGCAACCGGGACCTTCCCGAGATTCGACAGCTCCAGCGTGACCTGCCCCCGGTAGCCGGGGTCGATGAAGCCCGCAGTGGCGTGGACGAC encodes:
- a CDS encoding thiamine-phosphate synthase family protein gives rise to the protein MKFLEEVVVEEFLPTFRSLLAADLRERGLTQHEVAELLGVSQSAVSKYAHGDVATDDDIAADERVQDTVERVGEGLASGDVSQVQALVEAEVLVRQLSARGDLLAERHEAANPALADYDGDFRVHDADSEVRMREQVLSSVRRGVRMLEHTSGFATLIPAVGANLVECTGDAETVEDVAGVPGRVLDVMGRTEVPAEPDFGVSAYVATVLLAARSAGSDARAALNVSYSEDAVETLESAGYEAVEFDPEGESSGDDSHVRDAVADSESVDVLYQTGGYGVEPIVYLLADSAPDAVRMARELL